The sequence below is a genomic window from Desulfuromonas sp..
ACGAATTACAGAAACACCGGGGAAACCTCAAACCGGTCTCACGCCCGTTCGCTTCGCTCTCTCAAGTCGCAAAGACGCAAAAAAAACGTACTGATTCGGTTTGTTGCAGGCCCCTCTTTGCGCCTTTGCGGCTTTGCGTGAGACAAGGGGTAAGACGTGCTCTTACTCGGTCCTGCCGTTACCCGCTCCCCGCACCGCCTCCATCAGGGCGCGCACCTTCGCCGGGTCGCGTTTTCCCGGCGCGGCCTCCACCCCAGAACAGAGGTCGAGGCCGTCGGGCCGGACGGCCTCGATGGCGGCGGCGGCGTTCTCCGGGCCGATCCCGCCGGCGAGCAGGACCGGGACCGTGCCGCGGATCTCGTCGAGGACGGTGCGGATCACCCCCCAGTCGGCGGTGATTCCCGTGCCGCCGAACTTCTTTGTGCCGCCGACGACCGCGGCGGTGTCGAAAAGGAGCAGGTCGGCCCCGGCGGCGAGGTAGTCCCGCACCGCCTTGCGGACAGGCTCCAACTCCACCGCGGCCCCGGCCGGCGGGAGGTGCAGCGACTGCCACAGCTGGATTTCGGGAAACTCGGCCTTGAGGCGCAGCAGCAGGGCCGGGTCCTCCTGGCTGAGGAACTGGATGGCATGGGGGCGCAGGGTTTCCGCGAGCTGCATCAACCGCGACTCGGGCATTTCGAAAACGAGGGTCACTGCGGGCAGAGGCGGGTCCGCGAAGAGC
It includes:
- a CDS encoding phosphoribosylanthranilate isomerase, which produces MTAGCKVKLCGTTSRLDADMAARAGADWFGVVVETDFSPRSLTIEEAGPLFADPPLPAVTLVFEMPESRLMQLAETLRPHAIQFLSQEDPALLLRLKAEFPEIQLWQSLHLPPAGAAVELEPVRKAVRDYLAAGADLLLFDTAAVVGGTKKFGGTGITADWGVIRTVLDEIRGTVPVLLAGGIGPENAAAAIEAVRPDGLDLCSGVEAAPGKRDPAKVRALMEAVRGAGNGRTE